GAATATATTTTGAcactaaaatttcaaaaaaattagtaggAATACTGGAGCTTGTgtcttgctaaaaaaattacttaaaaaaaagtctttccATTATGCATGTAGGGACCATATCAGTGAATTAATTATTGGGACTGTTTTCCAAGAGTCTTTGGGTGGCACATCTTCTCCGGAAGctccattatttaaaagattcaaagaaaattggcaatcgatcaataaaaaatgagctAGTTATAATATTGTAGTAATCCCTTATAACTCTtcgatacaatatttttaaaataagacatCAAAAATTTTAAGCCATATCTTATCACaatatgagcaaaaaaaatttactaaattagTTTTGACAGAAATCTTCTAGCTCTTTCGgtataaaaaaatgtgcatGGTATACAATTCATATTAATCTCATACTTTCTCTCTCCATCGTCAAATTGGGGAGATCATAAGGGCATATATAATTTGGAATAATTTGGCTATTGGAGTAGGAGAAACGGAATTTCGCCAAATTCGAGTTATGTAGACAATTTGCACTTTAGAGCCTCCCCTACTCCAGACACAACGAACTCAAGGCTCATCCACATAATGAGTATGTTCATcttctttttggatttttttttgaagaatctacagctatttacaaacagttaaaatttttttttttaaatccacagttattcaaaaaaaaaaattcaaatagtaattgttttggaattttatttttttgtgaatccactgacagctattcacaaaaaattaaattacttggaaaaaaaattccaatattaattttttttggaaaaaaaattcaaaaatccacagcaatggacagaaaattaatttttttgaaaaaaaaaatcacatattaaattttctattaaaagaaataaatccttttaggggggtacagcccctccagcccacccttaCGGACGCCACAACTACACACATCGAAGAAAcataaagatttatttcaattttgtttcatttttactgAGTCGACTAAAGATAATGCTTGGAATTTGACCCCTTTCAATAGTTgtgtcatataaatttatatttgaacaatccacaaaattaaattgaacaCCATCTGCTATAAGTGTTTTTCTTCCGTTTATTCCAAACTCAACATTCCTGTTGAATGGCCATTCGTCATATTTAAGACAGATTCTATAATGAGACTTTGGTTTTATTGTTATGGGTTCATCAAAGTCAACCCTTGCTTTTGTGTATATTCTGTCTAATTCTAAAACAAAACCAGTTGAAGCTAAACACTCTTTTGTTTCCTCTTCCATCCTATTATCTTTGACTAGGAATATATTTCCAGTCAATTttgaacctttaaaaaaaaggtttgtatAGTCCAAAACCATGGATCTTGATGGGTTTATCCACCCTAAATCCAATGGAGTGTCTAAGATTCATTAACACACacctaataaaattatatttcccaAATCTATCACATTCACGAATTCTGGATTTAATAGAAAAGTTACTGGAAACACTTGATTTACTCTTGGTAACGAATTTCAGAATATCTGCCATCTCTTCATCATTAAGTAGTTTTGATGGTATTACTTCATCGCTGAATTGGGAAGAAGAGAAAAGAGGGAACCGAATGGAGTAGAGAGCAGATCCCAGGATCTCTCTCAAGTCTCCCCTTCTTATCTTCTGTCTGAGATGATGCCCAGTGGAGAGCAGTTTTAAAGACATCAATCTCATCCATATTAAGTTTATCAGACGATAAAAGGTCTTTGAGGATTTGACTGTCTTTGATTTGAAGAATAGAGTCCTTGGATAGACAATCGGATGGTTGGAATAAAATACGACTCTCAAGCCTAGGAACCAAATGAATGACACCATACAATTTCGATTGATAAAAGAGTGAACAACTGTTCTCAGAAGAAGCACTCTCCATAAAGGAAATACACTTTTCCTTGAGAGTGTATAAATCGTACTTCTCAGCACAATAGAGAAGTTCGCACACGTTTTCAAGACTTAATGTAGTCTCATCCGTGTATATCCATCTCAACATTTCCATGAATCCGAAAGGAGTCACATCTGGGACTTCTATCTCAAGATCACTCTCTTTCTTCTTTGATTCCTTAAAGTCTCCATAGAACATCCGTTCAAATACAGGACTAGCAGATGTTAGAATAAGTTGATGGGCAGAAATCCTCTTGGAACAATCCTCCATTTCATCTTCCACTAAGAATGTAAcgtcaaaaaattgatttgactCAAATAGTCTTTTTATCCGGCTTGAAACTGTTGATTTcgtttttgccatttttttaaataatatgaatgtgacatttcatttatgttcattttaaaaaactgatacaaaaatt
This sequence is a window from Lepeophtheirus salmonis unplaced genomic scaffold, UVic_Lsal_1.4 unplaced_contig_9451_pilon, whole genome shotgun sequence. Protein-coding genes within it:
- the LOC121131678 gene encoding BTB/POZ domain-containing protein 3, with product MAKTKSTVSSRIKRLFESNQFFDVTFLVEDEMEDCSKRISAHQLILTSASPVFERMFYGDFKESKKKESDLEIEVPDVTPFGFMEMLRWIYTDETTLSLENVCELLYCAEKYDLYTLKEKCISFMESASSENSCSLFYQSKLYGVIHLVPRLESRILFQPSDCLSKDSILQIKDSQILKDLLSSDKLNMDEIDVFKTALHWASSQTEDKKGRLERDPGICSLLHSVPSFLFFPIQR